One stretch of Nocardioides perillae DNA includes these proteins:
- a CDS encoding AMP-binding protein, which produces MTLSPELHPGALPAAPPVTAPGGLVAHLRSFGELPALVGRGVPGAALSYAELADRVADAAAAFGTARRLVLLEGARDVDGLVAYLGAQAAHQVVLLAGGPALAPLRAAYDPDVVLDRAATADLHAALRDPAAARPTSAHDLHPALALLLSTSGSTGSPKLVRLSGSNLASNARAIAGYLDLRPGDVAPTVLPVEYCYGLSVVHSHLAVGAALLLTEDSVTDERLWDDLRRHGATSLAGVPHTFELLERSGAAERLLDPASGLRLRTLTQAGGRMDPEAVARWAERGARAGVDLVVMYGQTEATARMAWLPPHLAATASSAIGRPVAGSSFRLEPLPADEAAGLPAGTGELVFRGPGVMLGYATTPADLARGRELHELRTGDLGRQRSDGLWEVVGRRARFAKVLGLRVDLDRCERLLAAEGVVALAADGGDRVVLGVCDGARPVDTAAVRGRAARLLGLPPGRVAVVTYAEPPRLASGKPDRRAVAALAATDGSPGERRADRLPAATASPYAAAAAATAEGVAALYARALGRDDVSPRDTFVGLGGDSLTYVEVSVGLEALLGRVPGAWPTTPVADLADLADLAQRTGRTRTAAGRASRRTAPGRPAGAAGPAPTTALGRALRLRHLETGVVLRALAILTIVATHANLVTLLGGAHLLLAVVGANLARFALAPGPARERTRRVLLGAARIAVPSVVVLGTVSLWTDGLGWRQVLLLNSLTAHGWSEPAWHYWFVEVVVVLLLATAALLALPPVQRLERRFPFGLPVALALLGLLTRYDVVATDGDELHRAQVVAWLFCLGWAAARARTHAHRVLLTALVVATVPGFTGDPARDAYVALGVLALVWLPTVRVPDVVARLAVPLAGASLWTYLVHWQVYPHLEHDWPLAATVLSFVAGHLAWRAWTGLVRRLPALPPGGRARG; this is translated from the coding sequence GTGACCCTCTCGCCCGAGCTGCACCCGGGGGCCCTGCCCGCGGCGCCGCCGGTGACCGCGCCGGGCGGCCTGGTGGCGCACCTGCGCTCCTTCGGCGAGCTGCCGGCGCTGGTCGGGCGCGGCGTGCCCGGGGCGGCGCTGAGCTACGCCGAGCTCGCGGACCGGGTGGCCGACGCGGCCGCGGCCTTCGGGACCGCGCGCCGCCTCGTGCTCCTGGAGGGGGCGCGCGACGTGGACGGGCTGGTCGCCTACCTCGGCGCGCAGGCCGCCCACCAGGTCGTGCTGCTCGCCGGCGGGCCGGCGCTGGCGCCGCTGCGCGCGGCCTACGACCCCGACGTCGTGCTCGACCGCGCCGCGACCGCCGACCTGCACGCGGCGCTGCGCGACCCGGCTGCAGCCCGCCCCACCTCCGCCCACGACCTGCACCCGGCGCTCGCGCTCCTGCTCTCGACCTCCGGGTCGACCGGCTCCCCGAAGCTCGTGCGGCTCTCGGGCAGCAACCTCGCGAGCAACGCACGCGCGATCGCGGGCTACCTCGACCTGCGCCCCGGCGACGTCGCGCCGACCGTCCTGCCGGTCGAGTACTGCTACGGCCTCTCCGTCGTGCACAGCCACCTCGCCGTCGGCGCCGCGCTGCTGCTCACCGAGGACTCGGTCACCGACGAGCGGCTGTGGGACGACCTGCGCCGCCACGGCGCCACCTCGCTCGCGGGCGTGCCGCACACCTTCGAGCTGCTGGAGCGCAGCGGCGCCGCCGAGCGCCTCCTCGACCCCGCCTCGGGGCTGCGGCTGCGCACCCTGACCCAGGCGGGTGGCCGGATGGACCCCGAGGCCGTCGCCCGCTGGGCCGAGCGCGGCGCGCGCGCGGGCGTCGACCTCGTCGTGATGTACGGCCAGACGGAGGCCACCGCCCGCATGGCCTGGCTCCCGCCGCACCTCGCCGCGACGGCCTCCAGCGCGATCGGGCGCCCGGTCGCCGGGTCGTCCTTCCGCCTCGAGCCGCTGCCCGCCGACGAGGCCGCCGGCCTGCCGGCCGGCACCGGCGAGCTGGTCTTCCGCGGGCCCGGCGTCATGCTCGGCTACGCCACCACCCCCGCCGACCTAGCCCGCGGCCGCGAGCTCCACGAGCTGCGCACCGGCGACCTCGGTCGACAGCGGTCCGACGGGTTGTGGGAGGTCGTCGGCCGGCGCGCGCGGTTCGCCAAGGTCCTCGGGCTCCGGGTCGACCTCGACCGCTGCGAGCGGCTCCTGGCGGCCGAGGGCGTCGTCGCGCTCGCGGCCGACGGCGGCGACCGGGTCGTGCTGGGCGTCTGCGACGGCGCCCGGCCCGTCGACACCGCGGCCGTCCGCGGCCGCGCCGCCCGGCTGCTGGGGCTGCCGCCCGGCCGCGTCGCCGTCGTGACGTACGCCGAGCCGCCGCGGCTGGCGAGCGGCAAGCCGGACCGCCGTGCCGTCGCCGCCCTGGCCGCGACCGACGGGTCGCCCGGGGAGCGCCGTGCGGACCGCTTGCCGGCCGCGACCGCCTCGCCCTACGCGGCAGCAGCGGCCGCGACGGCGGAGGGGGTCGCGGCGCTCTACGCCCGCGCGCTGGGTCGCGACGACGTGTCACCACGCGACACCTTCGTCGGGCTGGGCGGCGACTCGCTGACCTACGTCGAGGTGAGCGTGGGCCTCGAGGCGCTGCTCGGGCGGGTCCCGGGCGCCTGGCCCACCACCCCGGTCGCCGACCTCGCCGACCTCGCCGACCTCGCCCAGCGCACCGGGCGGACGCGCACGGCTGCTGGTCGCGCCTCCCGCCGCACCGCGCCGGGCCGGCCCGCCGGGGCCGCGGGCCCGGCCCCGACGACCGCGCTCGGCCGCGCGCTGCGCCTGCGGCACCTGGAGACCGGGGTGGTGCTGCGGGCGCTCGCGATCCTCACCATCGTCGCCACCCACGCGAACCTCGTCACCCTGCTCGGCGGGGCCCACCTGCTGCTCGCCGTCGTCGGTGCCAACCTCGCCCGCTTCGCGCTCGCACCGGGGCCCGCCCGGGAGCGGACCCGTCGGGTGCTGCTCGGGGCCGCACGGATCGCCGTACCGTCGGTCGTCGTCCTCGGCACCGTCTCGCTGTGGACCGACGGCCTGGGCTGGCGACAGGTGCTGCTCCTCAACAGCCTCACGGCCCACGGGTGGTCGGAGCCGGCATGGCACTACTGGTTCGTCGAGGTCGTGGTCGTGCTGCTGCTCGCCACCGCGGCGCTGCTGGCGCTGCCGCCGGTGCAGCGCCTCGAGCGGCGCTTCCCCTTCGGGCTGCCCGTCGCGCTGGCCCTGCTGGGGCTGCTGACCCGCTACGACGTGGTCGCGACCGACGGCGACGAGCTGCACCGCGCCCAGGTCGTCGCGTGGCTCTTCTGCCTCGGCTGGGCAGCCGCGCGGGCCCGCACCCACGCCCACCGGGTGCTGCTGACCGCGCTCGTCGTCGCGACGGTGCCCGGCTTCACCGGCGACCCGGCCCGCGACGCCTACGTCGCGCTCGGGGTGCTCGCCCTGGTCTGGCTGCCGACGGTGCGGGTGCCCGACGTCGTCGCGCGCCTCGCCGTGCCGCTCGCGGGGGCATCGCTGTGGACCTACCTCGTGCACTGGCAGGTCTACCCGCACCTCGAGCACGACTGGCCGCTGGCCGCGACCGTGCTGTCGTTCGTCGCCGGCCACCTCGCCTGGCGGGCCTGGACGGGCCTGGTGCGGCGGCTGCCGGCGCTGCCTCCCGGGGGCCGCGCACGCGGGTGA
- a CDS encoding DUF4012 domain-containing protein, with translation MRRRHVVTAVLVLLLAAGAWVGWTLLQVKSDLADAATAAAGLQDSLEAGDQEAAQQRLAEVRDAAADARDRTDGPTFAVLGVVPVLGDDADGVATVSRVLDDLAGDGLTPLVTATEELDAGSFTPRDGRVPVQQVAELQTPLASASAAFAAAGEGLAGLRTSGYVDPLRTPVEDLRRQVDRGARVLRSAETAAAVLPSMLGADGSRRYLLLFQNNAEVRATGGLPGALAELRTEDGRLALGRQATAGSFGFRREPILPLTEAEVALFDVKLGQYFADANFTPDFPRTAELAAAWWRERFGTQVDGVLSVDPIALSYLLEATGPVEVGGRTITSANAREEILNRPYLELTPEAQDVFFAEVARTVFRAVTDGAGDPRQTLAALARGAEERRLLVHSFIATEQQRIDGTAVSGALVDETPEQPQIGVYLDDGTGSKMSYYLEYDVRVEAEWCSDGVQQFVGRMDIASVAPADAATLPPSITGGGASGTTPGEQLVTATLYAPRNGQIGELEIDGQPLEGPAPVEHEGRPAQIAVFALSPGESETLTWKVRTGPDQPGAARLDVTPPSQPGTESGRIASACG, from the coding sequence ATGCGTCGTCGCCACGTCGTCACCGCCGTCCTCGTCCTGCTGCTCGCTGCCGGCGCTTGGGTCGGGTGGACGCTGCTGCAGGTGAAGTCCGACCTCGCCGACGCCGCCACCGCCGCGGCCGGCCTGCAGGACAGCCTCGAGGCGGGCGACCAGGAGGCCGCCCAGCAGCGGCTGGCCGAGGTGCGCGACGCCGCGGCTGACGCCCGGGACCGCACCGACGGGCCGACCTTCGCGGTGCTCGGGGTGGTGCCGGTCCTCGGCGACGACGCCGACGGCGTGGCCACCGTCAGCCGGGTGCTCGACGACCTCGCGGGCGACGGCCTCACGCCCCTGGTCACGGCCACGGAGGAGCTGGACGCCGGGTCCTTCACCCCTCGCGACGGCCGGGTCCCGGTGCAGCAGGTCGCTGAGCTGCAGACCCCGCTGGCCTCCGCCTCGGCCGCCTTCGCCGCCGCCGGGGAGGGCCTCGCCGGGCTGCGCACCAGCGGCTACGTCGACCCGCTGCGCACCCCCGTCGAGGACCTGCGCCGCCAGGTCGACCGGGGCGCGCGCGTCCTGCGCTCCGCCGAGACCGCCGCCGCCGTGCTGCCGTCGATGCTCGGCGCCGACGGGTCGCGGCGCTACCTGCTGCTCTTCCAGAACAACGCCGAGGTGCGCGCCACCGGCGGTCTGCCGGGGGCGCTGGCGGAACTGCGCACCGAGGACGGTCGGCTCGCGCTGGGCCGGCAGGCGACCGCGGGCAGCTTCGGCTTCCGGCGCGAACCCATCCTGCCGCTGACCGAGGCGGAGGTGGCCCTCTTCGACGTGAAGCTGGGGCAGTACTTCGCCGACGCGAACTTCACGCCCGACTTCCCGCGGACCGCCGAGCTCGCGGCCGCGTGGTGGCGCGAGCGCTTCGGCACCCAGGTCGACGGGGTGCTCTCGGTCGACCCGATCGCGCTGTCCTACCTGCTCGAGGCGACGGGGCCGGTCGAGGTCGGTGGGCGCACCATCACCTCCGCCAACGCGCGGGAGGAGATCCTCAACCGGCCCTACCTCGAGCTCACTCCCGAGGCCCAGGACGTGTTCTTCGCGGAGGTGGCACGCACGGTCTTCCGAGCCGTGACCGACGGGGCCGGTGACCCGCGACAGACTCTGGCGGCACTCGCTCGCGGTGCCGAGGAACGGCGGTTGCTCGTCCACTCGTTCATCGCCACGGAGCAGCAGCGGATCGACGGCACGGCCGTGTCCGGCGCTCTGGTCGACGAGACCCCGGAGCAACCGCAGATCGGCGTCTACCTCGACGACGGCACGGGCTCGAAGATGTCCTACTACCTGGAATACGACGTGCGCGTCGAGGCGGAGTGGTGCAGCGACGGCGTGCAGCAGTTCGTCGGTCGCATGGACATCGCCTCCGTGGCCCCCGCCGACGCTGCCACGCTGCCGCCGTCCATCACCGGTGGGGGCGCCTCGGGCACCACACCCGGTGAGCAGCTGGTCACCGCGACTCTCTACGCCCCGCGCAACGGGCAGATCGGGGAGCTCGAGATCGACGGGCAGCCCCTGGAGGGCCCGGCGCCCGTGGAGCACGAAGGACGCCCCGCCCAGATCGCGGTGTTCGCACTGAGCCCCGGCGAGAGCGAGACGCTGACCTGGAAGGTCCGCACCGGGCCCGACCAGCCGGGTGCCGCCCGCCTCGACGTCACGCCGCCCTCGCAGCCCGGCACCGAGTCGGGCCGCATCGCGTCGGCCTGCGGCTGA
- the mshA gene encoding D-inositol-3-phosphate glycosyltransferase, with protein MISLHTSPLDQPGTGDAGGMNVYVLEVAKRLARCGTAVDIFTRATSSALPPEVEAADGVLVRHVHAGPFEGLAKDELPAQLCTFAREVLRTEAAQPHGHYDAVHSHYWLSGQVGALARDRWGVPLIHSMHTMAKVKNDALAEGDTPEPTRRVIGEQQVVDAADALIANTDLEAKQLINLYDADPGRVEVVHPGVDLGVFRPHPVAAVRRELGLAPDALVVLFAGRIQPLKAPDVLLRAVAVLLADDPSLRSRLVVPVVGGPSGSGLEHPESLAQLADELGLRDVVRFVPPVDQATLARWCAAATLVAVPSHSESFGLVAAEAQATGTPVVAAAVGGLTTVVDDGRSGLLVEGHEPRAWAAALRRVLVDADLRDRLSAGALRQARRFAWEHTAEATVEVYRRAAAAMQRETVS; from the coding sequence ATGATCAGCCTGCACACCTCGCCCCTCGACCAGCCGGGCACCGGCGACGCCGGCGGCATGAACGTCTACGTCCTCGAGGTCGCCAAGCGGCTCGCCCGCTGCGGCACGGCCGTCGACATCTTCACCCGCGCCACCTCCTCCGCGCTGCCGCCCGAGGTGGAGGCGGCCGACGGGGTGCTCGTGCGCCACGTGCACGCAGGTCCCTTCGAGGGCCTCGCCAAGGACGAGCTGCCGGCGCAGCTGTGCACCTTCGCCCGCGAGGTGCTGCGCACCGAGGCCGCGCAGCCCCACGGCCACTACGACGCGGTGCACTCGCACTACTGGCTCTCGGGGCAGGTGGGCGCCCTCGCCCGCGACCGCTGGGGCGTGCCGCTCATCCACTCGATGCACACGATGGCCAAGGTCAAGAACGACGCCCTCGCCGAGGGCGACACCCCCGAGCCGACGCGCCGCGTCATCGGCGAGCAGCAGGTCGTCGACGCCGCCGACGCGCTCATCGCCAACACCGACCTCGAGGCCAAGCAGCTCATCAACCTCTACGACGCCGACCCCGGCCGCGTGGAGGTCGTCCACCCCGGGGTCGACCTCGGGGTCTTCCGCCCCCACCCCGTCGCCGCGGTGCGCCGCGAGCTCGGGCTGGCCCCCGACGCGCTGGTCGTGCTCTTCGCCGGCCGCATCCAGCCGCTCAAGGCCCCCGACGTGCTGCTGCGCGCGGTGGCGGTGCTGCTCGCCGACGACCCGTCGCTGCGCTCGCGCCTGGTGGTGCCGGTGGTCGGCGGGCCGTCCGGCTCCGGGCTCGAGCACCCCGAGTCGCTCGCGCAGCTCGCCGACGAGCTGGGCCTGCGTGACGTGGTGCGCTTCGTGCCGCCCGTCGACCAGGCCACGCTCGCCCGGTGGTGCGCGGCGGCCACGCTCGTCGCCGTGCCCTCGCACAGCGAGTCCTTCGGCCTCGTCGCGGCCGAGGCGCAGGCCACCGGCACCCCCGTCGTCGCCGCCGCGGTCGGCGGGCTCACCACCGTGGTCGACGACGGCCGCAGCGGGCTGCTGGTCGAGGGTCACGAGCCGCGTGCCTGGGCCGCTGCGCTGCGCCGCGTGCTCGTCGACGCGGACCTGCGCGACCGGCTGTCCGCCGGCGCCCTGCGCCAGGCGCGGCGCTTCGCCTGGGAGCACACGGCCGAGGCGACCGTCGAGGTCTACCGCCGCGCCGCGGCGGCGATGCAGCGCGAGACCGTCTCGTGA